From Lysobacter silvisoli, the proteins below share one genomic window:
- the nth gene encoding endonuclease III: MFARLKALNPHPTTELEYSTPYELLVAVTLSAQATDVGVNKATRKLFPVANTPQAIAALGVDGLKPYIATIGLYNTKAANVVALSQRLLDEHGGQVPRDRAALEALPGVGRKTANVVLNTAFGEPTMAVDTHIFRVANRTGLAPGKTVRAVEDGLLKAVPPDYLHDAHHWLILHGRYVCKARKPDCPHCAIRDLCRYPDKTPGEPEPVASD; this comes from the coding sequence CCACCCCACCACCGAACTCGAATACAGCACGCCCTACGAGCTGCTGGTGGCGGTGACCCTGTCGGCGCAGGCCACCGACGTGGGCGTGAACAAGGCCACGCGCAAGCTGTTCCCGGTGGCCAACACCCCGCAGGCCATCGCCGCTCTCGGCGTGGACGGGCTCAAGCCGTACATCGCCACCATCGGCCTGTACAACACCAAGGCCGCCAACGTGGTCGCCCTGTCGCAACGCCTGCTCGACGAGCACGGCGGCCAGGTGCCGCGCGACCGCGCCGCCCTGGAGGCCCTGCCCGGGGTCGGCCGCAAGACCGCCAACGTGGTGCTCAACACCGCCTTCGGCGAGCCGACCATGGCGGTGGACACGCACATCTTCCGGGTCGCCAACCGCACCGGCCTGGCCCCGGGCAAGACCGTGCGCGCGGTCGAGGACGGCCTGCTCAAGGCGGTGCCGCCGGACTACCTGCACGACGCCCACCACTGGCTGATCCTGCACGGACGTTACGTCTGCAAGGCACGCAAACCCGACTGCCCGCACTGCGCGATCCGCGATCTGTGCCGCTATCCGGACAAGACCCCGGGCGAGCCGGAGCCCGTGGCCTCTGATTAA
- a CDS encoding OprO/OprP family phosphate-selective porin — translation MKLSRSTLSVALLAALAAPAAHAEVALDVIGNSEVSFEGLVQADFYSYGNDLKNLNVDAPDGSDSDNELRRAELVLKGKGPGNFEWVLGYDAKDDKFLDVNVKYKFGNNANHFIQVGQFKQPNSMEELSSTKNNDFIAKGSITNTFGVARRVGVGYYYGDVNWGVNATYFSRELTRNRKHGNGFGLRGTWAPINETGNILHFGLSHMDYDADLGGTAALNTGDIVSFSARPLADISQTLVSTGNITRSDRVATTGFEGLWVRGPFKLQGEYMKTSVQRYGGSPDVDFDGGYISGLWNITGESWGYKSGTPTTPLPDNPGLGMWQVGLRYDTIDLNDGTGNTTTGATTGVLGGEQDAWTVGVNWYWRSNFKFMLNYVKVDSSKWVGGTTRRYVDDNPNITEVRMQFYW, via the coding sequence ATGAAACTCTCCCGCAGCACCCTGTCCGTCGCGCTGCTCGCCGCGCTCGCCGCGCCGGCCGCGCACGCCGAAGTCGCCCTGGACGTCATCGGCAACTCCGAAGTCAGCTTCGAAGGCCTGGTGCAGGCCGACTTCTACAGCTACGGCAACGACCTGAAGAACCTCAACGTCGACGCCCCGGACGGCTCCGATTCCGACAACGAGCTGCGCCGCGCCGAGCTGGTGCTCAAGGGCAAGGGCCCAGGCAACTTCGAGTGGGTGCTGGGTTACGACGCCAAGGACGACAAGTTCCTGGACGTGAACGTCAAGTACAAGTTCGGCAACAACGCCAACCACTTCATCCAGGTGGGCCAGTTCAAGCAGCCCAACAGCATGGAAGAGCTGTCGTCGACGAAGAACAACGACTTCATCGCCAAGGGCTCGATCACCAACACCTTCGGCGTGGCCCGCCGCGTCGGCGTGGGCTACTACTACGGCGACGTCAACTGGGGCGTCAACGCCACCTACTTCAGCCGCGAGCTGACGCGTAACCGCAAGCACGGCAACGGCTTCGGTCTGCGCGGCACCTGGGCGCCGATCAACGAGACCGGCAACATCCTGCACTTCGGCCTGTCGCACATGGACTACGACGCCGACCTGGGCGGCACCGCCGCGCTCAACACCGGCGACATCGTGTCCTTCAGCGCGCGTCCGCTGGCCGACATCTCGCAGACCCTGGTCAGCACCGGCAACATCACCCGCTCCGACCGCGTCGCCACCACCGGCTTCGAAGGCCTGTGGGTGCGCGGCCCGTTCAAGCTGCAGGGCGAGTACATGAAGACCAGCGTGCAGCGCTACGGCGGCTCGCCCGACGTGGACTTCGACGGCGGCTACATCAGCGGCCTGTGGAACATCACCGGCGAGAGCTGGGGCTACAAGTCGGGCACCCCGACCACCCCGCTGCCCGATAACCCCGGCCTGGGCATGTGGCAGGTCGGTCTGCGCTACGACACCATCGACCTCAACGACGGCACCGGCAACACCACCACCGGCGCCACCACCGGCGTGCTGGGCGGCGAACAGGACGCCTGGACCGTGGGCGTGAACTGGTACTGGCGCTCGAACTTCAAGTTCATGCTGAACTACGTCAAGGTCGACAGCAGCAAGTGGGTCGGCGGCACCACCCGCCGCTACGTCGACGACAACCCGAACATCACCGAAGTGCGCATGCAGTTCTACTGGTAA
- the pstS gene encoding phosphate ABC transporter substrate-binding protein PstS yields MKCAPSGPVPVVSLQEPSVFKSIRFRLAALALASAFVVNAHAADVTGAGASFVFPLMSKWSSDYAKATQKKVNYQSIGSGGGIAQIKAGTVDFGSSDAPLKPDELAKFGLAQFPSVIGGVVPVVNVPGVASGAMKLDGETLANIFLGKITMWNDPAIVALNGGIQLPNKKITVVHRSDGSGTTFNFVNYLSKVSGEWKTKVGEGTSVKWPVGIGGKGNEGVAAYVKQIQGGIGYVEMSYALQNKMTYSRVKNAEGNFIVPSDESFQAAAASADWANAKDFYLVMTNAPGAKSWPITATNFILMYRQPKNAEGAKNAKQFFRWAYANGDAQAKALDYVPLPPALVQQIEAYWSANMNY; encoded by the coding sequence ATGAAATGCGCCCCGAGCGGGCCCGTGCCCGTCGTCTCTCTTCAGGAGCCCTCCGTGTTCAAGTCCATCCGCTTCCGCCTGGCCGCGCTCGCGCTCGCCAGCGCCTTCGTCGTCAACGCCCACGCCGCCGACGTCACCGGCGCCGGCGCTTCCTTCGTGTTCCCGCTGATGTCCAAGTGGTCGTCCGACTACGCCAAGGCCACCCAGAAGAAGGTCAACTACCAGTCGATCGGCTCCGGCGGCGGCATCGCCCAGATCAAGGCCGGCACCGTCGATTTCGGTTCCTCCGACGCCCCGCTCAAGCCCGACGAGCTGGCCAAGTTCGGCCTGGCCCAGTTCCCGTCGGTGATCGGCGGCGTGGTGCCGGTGGTCAACGTGCCGGGCGTGGCCTCGGGCGCGATGAAGCTCGACGGCGAGACCCTGGCCAACATCTTCCTCGGCAAGATCACGATGTGGAACGATCCGGCCATCGTCGCCCTGAACGGCGGCATCCAGCTGCCGAACAAGAAGATCACCGTGGTCCACCGCTCCGACGGTTCGGGCACCACCTTCAACTTCGTCAACTACCTGTCCAAGGTCAGCGGCGAGTGGAAGACCAAGGTCGGCGAAGGCACCTCGGTCAAGTGGCCGGTGGGCATCGGCGGCAAGGGCAACGAAGGCGTGGCCGCTTACGTCAAGCAGATCCAGGGCGGCATCGGCTACGTCGAGATGTCCTACGCGCTGCAGAACAAGATGACCTATTCGCGCGTGAAGAACGCCGAAGGCAACTTCATCGTTCCCAGCGACGAGAGCTTCCAGGCCGCCGCCGCCAGCGCCGACTGGGCCAACGCCAAGGATTTCTACCTGGTGATGACCAACGCCCCGGGCGCCAAGTCCTGGCCGATCACCGCCACCAACTTCATCCTGATGTACCGCCAGCCCAAGAACGCCGAAGGCGCCAAGAACGCCAAGCAGTTCTTCCGCTGGGCCTACGCCAACGGCGACGCCCAGGCCAAGGCCCTGGACTACGTCCCGCTGCCGCCGGCGCTGGTGCAGCAGATCGAGGCTTACTGGTCGGCGAACATGAATTACTGA
- the pstS gene encoding phosphate ABC transporter substrate-binding protein PstS — translation MTRSPARLAALTLAIALAASACQPGTDAGKAPAANGAAADSAAPAGDKVAAQITGAGATFIYPLLSKWSDDYHKSTGAKVNYQSIGSGGGIAQIKAGTVDFGSSDKPLPPEELAAAGLGQFPSAIGGVVPVVNVEGLEAGKLRLTGPLLADIFLGKVATWNDPAIAAVNPGVALPAVKINIVHRSDGSGTTFNFANYLSKVSPEWKSKVGEGTSVQWPGGVGGKGNEGVASYVKQIKGSIGYVELAYALQNKMAYTQLQNAAGKFVEPNAAAFQAAAAGADWANAKDFNLVITNAAGEGAWPITATNFILMYKQPKDAKRAADTRAFFKWAFEQGQEQAKGLDYVPLPPELVKQIEGYWAAEFK, via the coding sequence ATGACCCGCTCGCCGGCCCGCCTCGCCGCCCTCACCCTCGCCATCGCGCTGGCCGCCAGCGCCTGCCAGCCCGGCACCGACGCGGGCAAGGCCCCGGCCGCCAACGGCGCCGCCGCCGACAGCGCCGCGCCGGCCGGCGACAAGGTTGCCGCGCAGATCACCGGCGCCGGCGCCACCTTCATCTATCCGCTGCTGTCGAAATGGTCGGACGACTACCACAAGAGCACCGGCGCCAAGGTCAACTACCAGTCGATCGGCTCCGGCGGCGGCATCGCCCAGATCAAGGCCGGCACCGTCGACTTCGGTTCCTCCGACAAGCCGCTGCCGCCGGAAGAGCTGGCCGCCGCGGGCCTGGGCCAGTTCCCCTCCGCCATCGGCGGCGTGGTGCCGGTGGTCAACGTGGAAGGCCTCGAGGCCGGCAAGCTGCGCCTGACCGGCCCGCTGCTGGCCGACATCTTCCTGGGCAAGGTCGCGACCTGGAACGACCCGGCGATCGCCGCGGTCAACCCGGGCGTGGCGCTGCCGGCGGTCAAGATCAACATCGTCCACCGCTCCGACGGTTCGGGCACCACCTTCAACTTCGCCAACTACCTGTCCAAGGTCAGCCCGGAGTGGAAGAGCAAGGTCGGCGAAGGCACCTCGGTGCAGTGGCCGGGCGGCGTGGGCGGCAAGGGCAACGAAGGCGTGGCTTCGTACGTGAAACAGATCAAGGGTTCGATCGGCTACGTCGAACTGGCCTACGCGCTGCAGAACAAGATGGCCTACACCCAGCTGCAGAACGCGGCCGGAAAGTTCGTCGAGCCCAACGCCGCCGCCTTCCAGGCTGCCGCGGCGGGCGCCGATTGGGCTAACGCCAAGGACTTCAATCTGGTCATCACCAATGCCGCCGGCGAAGGCGCGTGGCCGATCACCGCCACCAACTTCATCCTGATGTACAAGCAGCCCAAGGACGCCAAGCGCGCCGCCGACACCCGCGCGTTCTTCAAGTGGGCCTTCGAGCAGGGCCAGGAACAAGCCAAGGGTCTGGACTACGTGCCGCTGCCGCCGGAACTGGTCAAGCAGATCGAGGGATATTGGGCGGCGGAGTTCAAGTGA
- the pstC gene encoding phosphate ABC transporter permease subunit PstC — protein sequence MNATALPTTAPQARDHADARNDRLFRYVLTATVIFVLFALAGAALSMLWGGRSVLASEGLDFFITAQWNPVENQYGALVPIYGTIVTALIAMLIAVPVSFGIAFFLTEVAPRWARGPIGTAIELLAGIPSIIYGMWGLFVLVPVMTEYVTPWLNDHVGTWPVIGKLFQGPPLGIGMLTAGIVLAIMVIPFISSVMREVFLTVPTRLKESAYALGSTKWEVSWDIVLPYTRSAVIGGIFLGLGRALGETMAVAFVIGNSVNFSASLLEPGTTIAALIANDFGEATETYRSALLLLGFVLFIVTFVVLAAARLMLMQLARKEGN from the coding sequence ATGAACGCGACCGCCTTACCGACGACCGCACCGCAAGCCCGCGACCACGCCGACGCGCGCAACGACCGCCTGTTCCGCTACGTGCTCACCGCCACGGTGATCTTCGTGCTGTTCGCCCTGGCCGGCGCCGCGCTGTCCATGCTCTGGGGCGGCCGCAGCGTGCTCGCCAGCGAAGGGCTGGACTTCTTCATCACCGCGCAGTGGAACCCGGTGGAGAACCAGTACGGCGCGCTGGTGCCGATCTACGGCACCATCGTCACCGCCCTGATCGCCATGCTCATCGCCGTGCCGGTGAGCTTCGGCATCGCCTTCTTCCTGACCGAAGTGGCGCCGCGCTGGGCGCGCGGCCCGATCGGCACCGCGATCGAACTGCTGGCCGGCATCCCCTCGATCATCTACGGCATGTGGGGCCTGTTCGTGCTGGTGCCGGTGATGACCGAGTACGTCACGCCCTGGCTCAACGACCACGTCGGCACCTGGCCGGTGATCGGCAAGCTGTTCCAGGGCCCGCCGCTGGGCATCGGCATGCTCACCGCCGGCATCGTGCTGGCGATCATGGTCATTCCCTTCATCTCCTCGGTCATGCGCGAAGTGTTCCTGACCGTGCCCACGCGGCTGAAGGAATCGGCCTACGCGCTGGGCTCGACCAAGTGGGAAGTGAGCTGGGACATCGTCCTGCCCTACACCCGCTCGGCGGTGATCGGCGGCATCTTCCTGGGCCTGGGCCGCGCCCTGGGCGAGACCATGGCCGTGGCCTTCGTGATCGGCAACTCGGTCAACTTCTCCGCCTCGCTGCTGGAGCCGGGCACCACCATCGCCGCGCTGATCGCCAACGACTTCGGCGAGGCCACCGAAACCTACCGCTCGGCGCTGCTGCTGCTGGGCTTCGTGCTGTTCATCGTCACCTTCGTGGTGCTGGCGGCTGCGCGACTGATGCTGATGCAACTGGCGCGCAAGGAGGGCAACTGA
- the pstA gene encoding phosphate ABC transporter permease PstA: MAAANPTDVAAQHRAADALYRRRRIGNAVAILAACAAALFGLFFLGWILWTLVSKGLGGINWALFTQNTPPPMQEGGLLNAFFGSAVMCAIAILIGTPLGIAAGTWLAEYGNARKIGTVVRFVNDILLSAPSIVLGLFVYTLVVMQTGGNFSALAGAIALAFIVLPVVVRTTDEMLRLVPAQMREAALSLGVPQWKVIVQVLYRSASAGIVTGILLALARISGETAPLLFTAFGNQYWSANVLQPMASVPVVMNQFAGSPYESWQTLAWAGALVLTCFVLFVSLFARTVILRKRVSHD; this comes from the coding sequence ATGGCCGCCGCCAACCCCACCGACGTGGCCGCGCAGCACCGCGCCGCCGACGCGCTGTACCGCCGCCGCCGCATCGGCAACGCGGTGGCGATCCTCGCCGCCTGCGCCGCCGCGCTGTTCGGCCTGTTCTTCCTCGGCTGGATCCTGTGGACCCTGGTGTCCAAGGGCCTGGGCGGCATCAACTGGGCGCTGTTCACCCAGAACACGCCGCCGCCGATGCAGGAAGGCGGCCTGCTCAACGCCTTCTTCGGCAGCGCGGTGATGTGCGCCATCGCCATCCTGATCGGCACCCCGCTGGGCATCGCCGCCGGCACCTGGCTGGCCGAGTACGGCAACGCGCGCAAGATCGGCACCGTGGTGCGCTTCGTCAACGACATCCTGCTGTCGGCGCCGTCGATCGTGCTGGGCCTGTTCGTCTACACCCTGGTGGTGATGCAGACCGGCGGCAACTTCTCGGCCCTGGCCGGCGCCATCGCCCTGGCCTTCATCGTGCTGCCGGTGGTGGTGCGCACCACCGACGAGATGCTGCGGCTGGTGCCGGCGCAGATGCGCGAAGCCGCGCTGTCGCTGGGCGTGCCGCAGTGGAAGGTGATCGTGCAGGTGCTGTACCGCAGCGCCTCGGCCGGCATCGTCACCGGCATCCTGTTGGCGCTGGCGCGCATCAGCGGCGAAACCGCGCCGCTGCTGTTCACCGCCTTCGGCAACCAATACTGGAGCGCGAACGTGCTGCAGCCGATGGCCAGCGTGCCGGTGGTGATGAACCAGTTCGCCGGCAGCCCCTACGAATCCTGGCAGACGCTGGCCTGGGCAGGCGCCCTGGTGCTGACCTGCTTCGTGCTGTTCGTCAGCCTGTTCGCCCGCACCGTGATCCTGCGCAAGCGAGTCTCCCATGACTGA
- the pstB gene encoding phosphate ABC transporter ATP-binding protein PstB yields MNDARLNLATPERDAAATAAAPVKLAARGLDFYYDKFHALKSINLEIPEKQVTALIGPSGCGKSTLLRIFNRIYALYPKLEARGEVLLDGENILDPKYPMNRLRSKVGMVFQKPVPFPMTIFENVAYGIRHHEKLSKSEMNDRVEHALRQGALWDEVKDKLGQSALGLSGGQQQRLCIARAVALRPSVLLLDEPTSALDPISTSRIEQLVEELKKDYTIAIVTHNMQQAARVSDFTAFMYLGDLIEHGPTETIFSKPSKQQTEDYITGRFG; encoded by the coding sequence ATGAACGACGCCCGCCTCAATCTCGCCACCCCGGAGCGGGACGCCGCCGCCACGGCCGCCGCGCCGGTCAAGCTCGCCGCGCGCGGGCTGGACTTCTACTACGACAAGTTCCACGCGCTCAAGAGCATCAACCTGGAGATCCCGGAGAAGCAGGTCACCGCCTTGATCGGCCCCTCCGGCTGCGGCAAGTCCACCCTGCTGCGCATCTTCAACCGCATCTACGCCCTGTACCCCAAGCTGGAGGCCAGGGGCGAGGTGCTGCTGGATGGCGAGAACATTCTCGATCCGAAGTACCCGATGAACCGCCTGCGCAGCAAGGTCGGCATGGTGTTCCAGAAGCCGGTGCCGTTCCCGATGACCATCTTCGAGAACGTGGCCTACGGCATCCGCCACCACGAAAAGCTGTCCAAGAGCGAGATGAACGACCGCGTCGAGCACGCGCTGCGCCAGGGCGCGCTGTGGGACGAGGTCAAGGACAAGCTCGGCCAGAGCGCGCTGGGCCTGTCCGGCGGCCAGCAGCAGCGCCTGTGCATCGCCCGCGCGGTGGCTCTGCGCCCGTCGGTGCTGCTGCTCGACGAGCCGACCTCGGCGCTGGACCCGATCTCCACCAGCCGCATCGAGCAACTGGTGGAAGAGCTGAAGAAGGACTACACGATCGCGATCGTGACCCACAACATGCAGCAGGCCGCGCGCGTGTCCGACTTCACCGCCTTCATGTACCTGGGCGACCTGATCGAGCACGGCCCCACCGAAACCATTTTCTCCAAGCCGAGCAAGCAGCAGACCGAGGATTACATCACCGGCCGGTTCGGCTAA